In Listeria cossartiae subsp. cossartiae, one genomic interval encodes:
- a CDS encoding glycoside hydrolase family 1 protein: MFENYQFPKDFLWGGAIAANQAEGAFKVDGKGISLADLHKYHKGKTNDEISEEQHKGVSLADIKASIEDKVNYYPKRHGIDFYHTYPEDLALLAEMGFKTFRTSLDWTRIFPTGEEEEPNEAGLKYYDQLIDKIIELGMEPIITILHYETPVEIVLKHGGWHNRKVIDLFEKYGKTVLERYNKKVKYWIVINQINLIQFEPFNSTAIPYDAVDDYLSATYQAVHNQFVASAKIYEYGKALNPDLMIGTMLADCTAYPFSCDPDDIVLAMKRNRMEYFFADVQFQGEYPQYALNYFAENNINIEITDEDKAILQKNTMDYLALSYYYSQMVDSKKNDLDPASITPNPHLKANPWGWAVDPKGLYNALSQYWDRYHKPIIIAENGFGMYDKLENGEIHDDYRIDYLSAHLKEMKRAMYDGVEIIAYCAWGPIDIVSCSSAQMEKRYGFIYVDLDNEGNGTGKRIKKDSFSWYKKVIESNGEDLEA; this comes from the coding sequence ATGTTCGAAAATTATCAATTCCCGAAAGACTTCTTATGGGGTGGAGCAATTGCCGCCAATCAAGCAGAAGGCGCATTTAAAGTAGATGGAAAAGGAATTAGTTTAGCAGATTTACACAAATATCATAAAGGGAAAACAAATGATGAAATTAGCGAAGAACAACATAAAGGAGTAAGTTTAGCGGATATTAAAGCAAGCATAGAAGACAAAGTAAATTATTATCCGAAACGTCACGGTATCGATTTTTATCATACTTATCCAGAAGATTTGGCTTTGCTTGCTGAAATGGGCTTTAAAACATTCCGAACTTCACTGGACTGGACACGAATTTTCCCAACTGGCGAAGAAGAGGAACCGAATGAAGCAGGGCTAAAATATTATGACCAACTCATCGACAAAATTATCGAACTTGGAATGGAACCAATCATTACGATTTTACATTATGAAACTCCAGTTGAAATCGTTTTAAAACACGGTGGCTGGCATAATCGCAAAGTCATCGATCTATTTGAAAAATACGGCAAAACTGTACTAGAACGCTACAACAAAAAAGTAAAATATTGGATTGTCATTAACCAAATTAATTTAATCCAATTTGAACCATTCAACTCGACAGCCATTCCATATGATGCGGTAGATGATTATTTATCTGCAACTTACCAAGCAGTCCACAATCAATTTGTTGCTAGCGCGAAAATTTATGAATACGGAAAAGCACTGAATCCTGATTTAATGATTGGTACGATGCTCGCTGATTGTACGGCCTATCCATTCTCATGCGATCCAGATGATATCGTGCTCGCAATGAAACGCAATCGAATGGAATATTTCTTCGCAGACGTGCAATTCCAAGGCGAATATCCGCAATATGCATTGAACTATTTTGCCGAAAATAATATTAATATTGAAATCACAGACGAAGACAAAGCCATTTTGCAAAAAAATACGATGGACTATCTTGCACTTTCCTATTATTATTCGCAAATGGTAGATTCCAAGAAAAACGATTTGGACCCAGCGTCGATTACACCAAATCCACATCTAAAAGCCAATCCGTGGGGCTGGGCAGTCGATCCAAAAGGGCTATATAACGCATTGTCGCAGTACTGGGACAGATACCATAAACCAATTATTATCGCTGAAAATGGTTTCGGCATGTATGACAAATTGGAAAATGGCGAAATCCACGATGATTACCGGATTGATTATTTATCCGCCCATCTAAAAGAAATGAAACGCGCAATGTATGACGGCGTGGAAATCATTGCATACTGCGCTTGGGGCCCAATTGATATCGTTAGTTGTTCTTCCGCGCAAATGGAAAAAAGATATGGTTTCATTTACGTTGATTTAGACAACGAAGGAAACGGCACAGGCAAAAGAATTAAAAAAGATAGCTTTTCATGGTATAAAAAAGTAATAGAGTCTAATGGGGAAGACTTAGAAGCTTAA
- a CDS encoding BglG family transcription antiterminator — translation MDTQKEILAYLHKQENKWVTSNELADFCGCTTRTIRNNIYKINEATPGVINSAKQGYQINPNIQPEVQTESDAAERKSKLLLELIKNSTKGVDLFDLADILFISEVTLKKDIQQLKSELKEADVQIVIDKNQVKLIGKERAKRKYMISLLYEEGGYRESIKSHIQEMIEFVSIDKLQNIVKEVLASESITTNQYSMMNIVLHYAISIVRIQQGNTLIETQKTLIHKHSKEYEISKKIADILSEEYQIHFSEAETKQLGLLYVGLQNEQSANANQAELDQFVDKNIIEALKIVLTNVEETYLIDLQNEQLFIKLAIHIQSLYYRSRYKAYTRNLSLLDIKTSYPVTFDIAVYISSLLQEKLAIDFNEDEISFIALHIGSFLESENRDNIRLEIGILVDDYHDLRANMLKKLQSLFENEATIKVMENEAYEEDFDIILTTNRDVALEKAGSIFIHPLLTTKDIKKITSRIRTKKKILENNILGQQIDHYIVQSLYSNQIDPSELTPAKIREQMISKMEKQAFVTTDFKKKVEKREQMAPTSFPSGIAIPHSIKNDALRSGVSIMTLQEPIYWNDVKVKIIALVAISKKDANEFNDFFEKFVEIVSEPINAKRLSMAESFEEFIRKLKMMIEESE, via the coding sequence ATGGATACGCAAAAAGAAATATTAGCTTATTTGCATAAACAAGAAAATAAGTGGGTTACCTCCAATGAATTAGCAGATTTTTGCGGGTGTACAACACGGACCATTCGCAATAATATTTACAAAATAAACGAAGCAACACCAGGTGTAATTAACTCCGCCAAACAAGGCTATCAAATCAACCCAAACATCCAACCGGAAGTCCAAACAGAAAGTGATGCCGCGGAACGAAAATCCAAACTTTTACTAGAACTCATTAAAAATTCGACAAAAGGCGTTGATTTATTCGACCTCGCGGATATTTTATTTATTTCAGAAGTCACCTTAAAAAAAGACATCCAACAATTAAAAAGCGAACTAAAAGAAGCCGATGTCCAAATCGTCATTGATAAAAACCAAGTAAAACTAATCGGCAAAGAACGCGCCAAAAGAAAATACATGATTTCCTTATTATATGAAGAAGGCGGCTATCGCGAGAGCATCAAAAGCCACATCCAAGAAATGATTGAATTTGTTTCGATCGACAAACTGCAAAACATCGTCAAAGAAGTCCTAGCGAGCGAATCGATTACAACCAATCAATACTCGATGATGAATATCGTGCTGCATTACGCCATTAGCATCGTTCGGATTCAACAAGGCAACACCCTCATCGAAACGCAAAAAACACTCATCCACAAGCACTCCAAAGAATACGAAATCTCGAAAAAAATTGCTGACATTCTTTCCGAAGAATACCAAATCCATTTTTCAGAAGCAGAAACGAAGCAACTAGGACTTTTATATGTCGGTCTGCAAAATGAACAATCCGCCAACGCCAATCAAGCCGAATTAGATCAATTTGTCGATAAAAACATCATCGAGGCACTTAAAATCGTCCTCACAAATGTAGAAGAAACCTACCTGATTGATCTGCAAAACGAGCAACTTTTTATCAAACTAGCTATCCATATTCAAAGTTTATACTATCGTTCTCGCTATAAAGCCTACACAAGAAATTTAAGTTTGCTTGATATTAAAACGTCCTATCCCGTCACATTTGATATCGCTGTTTACATTTCCTCCTTATTACAAGAAAAACTAGCAATTGATTTTAACGAAGACGAAATTTCCTTTATCGCGCTGCATATCGGTTCTTTTTTAGAAAGCGAAAACCGTGATAATATTCGTTTGGAAATTGGCATTTTAGTCGACGATTATCACGATTTAAGAGCAAATATGCTGAAAAAACTACAATCATTATTCGAAAACGAAGCAACTATCAAAGTAATGGAAAACGAGGCGTACGAAGAAGATTTCGATATCATTTTAACGACCAATCGAGATGTCGCCCTTGAAAAAGCAGGTTCGATTTTCATTCACCCGCTACTAACAACAAAAGACATCAAAAAAATCACAAGCCGCATTCGCACTAAAAAGAAAATACTCGAAAATAACATACTCGGACAACAAATCGACCACTACATCGTCCAGTCGCTCTATTCCAACCAAATCGACCCCTCAGAACTAACACCCGCAAAAATCAGAGAACAAATGATTTCTAAAATGGAAAAACAAGCTTTCGTCACAACCGATTTTAAGAAAAAAGTAGAAAAAAGAGAACAAATGGCGCCAACCAGTTTCCCGTCAGGCATCGCTATCCCTCACTCTATCAAAAACGATGCCCTACGCAGTGGCGTTTCCATAATGACATTGCAAGAACCGATTTACTGGAATGACGTCAAAGTAAAAATAATCGCGCTCGTCGCCATCAGCAAAAAAGACGCAAATGAGTTCAATGATTTTTTCGAGAAGTTTGTAGAAATCGTTTCCGAACCAATCAACGCCAAACGATTATCCATGGCAGAAAGCTTCGAAGAGTTCATCCGAAAACTAAAAATGATGATTGAAGAAAGCGAATAA
- a CDS encoding Vga family ABC-F type ribosomal protection protein, with product MSIIEINQLKIEVGDRTLVEIPHLLVHKKARIGIIGQNGLGKTTLMEVIAGEREATSGSITTHGKLAYIKQLPNEKSTKSGGEKTRKAIQHAMRQNPSVLLADEPTSNLDVDSVKHLERQWSDFHGALLIISHDRAFLNALCTEIWEIKNQNIHVYKGNYQAYLEQKEQQENQAELAYKEFKNKKKQLEASQNYHEIEAGRIVKPGKRLNNKEASAFKAGKGTQQKKQHSTIKALEKRIERLGNVEKPHTTKPIKIITPENRIIKKGNTILSAKETTYKIAGRQLFETNAFSIKAGDKVALIGENASGKTTFLREIIQENPALTCNAQAKIAYFDQELKGLDLTKTLLENITEKSVQTKQVNREVLGSMHFKESDLPKKVSMLSGGERVKLLLSMLLVSDANFLILDEPTNYLDIYAMEALETLIKQFSGTVLFVSHDRTFVKQVAEELLVIENNEMTFHRMTFAEYEESKAPSRITEEDKLILEMRMSEIAAKLMQPNLKPAEKAMLEQDYQEIITKRQQFS from the coding sequence ATGTCTATAATCGAAATTAATCAATTAAAAATAGAAGTAGGGGACAGAACGCTAGTCGAAATCCCTCATTTACTCGTCCACAAAAAAGCAAGAATTGGCATCATCGGTCAAAACGGTCTTGGAAAAACGACGCTCATGGAAGTAATCGCTGGCGAGAGAGAAGCCACATCAGGCAGCATAACAACACACGGCAAACTCGCTTATATTAAACAACTCCCTAACGAAAAAAGCACCAAAAGCGGCGGCGAAAAAACAAGAAAAGCCATCCAACATGCGATGCGTCAAAATCCAAGTGTTCTCTTAGCAGACGAACCAACGAGCAACCTTGACGTTGACAGCGTAAAACATTTAGAACGCCAATGGAGCGATTTTCACGGTGCGCTACTAATTATCTCGCATGACCGCGCCTTTTTAAACGCCCTTTGCACAGAAATATGGGAAATTAAAAATCAAAATATCCACGTTTATAAAGGGAATTATCAAGCTTATTTAGAACAAAAAGAGCAACAAGAAAATCAAGCCGAACTTGCCTACAAAGAATTTAAAAACAAAAAGAAACAACTAGAAGCATCCCAAAACTATCACGAAATCGAAGCAGGGCGGATTGTTAAACCGGGAAAACGCTTGAACAACAAAGAAGCCAGCGCCTTTAAAGCCGGTAAAGGCACGCAACAAAAGAAACAACATAGTACAATCAAAGCGTTAGAAAAACGAATCGAACGGCTCGGAAATGTCGAAAAACCACATACGACAAAGCCAATTAAAATCATCACCCCAGAAAATCGCATCATCAAAAAAGGCAACACGATACTAAGCGCGAAAGAAACGACCTACAAAATCGCCGGGCGCCAACTTTTTGAAACAAACGCCTTTTCAATCAAAGCGGGTGATAAAGTAGCACTTATCGGTGAAAACGCAAGCGGGAAAACGACCTTTTTAAGAGAAATAATCCAAGAAAACCCAGCACTCACTTGCAATGCTCAAGCTAAAATCGCCTATTTTGACCAAGAACTAAAAGGTCTAGATCTAACCAAAACACTTTTAGAAAACATCACAGAGAAGAGCGTCCAAACTAAACAAGTGAACCGAGAAGTACTCGGAAGCATGCATTTTAAAGAAAGTGACTTGCCTAAAAAAGTAAGCATGCTCTCTGGCGGGGAACGAGTGAAATTACTTCTCAGCATGCTCCTTGTCAGTGATGCCAATTTCCTGATTCTCGATGAACCAACCAATTATTTGGATATCTATGCAATGGAAGCCTTAGAGACATTAATCAAACAGTTTAGCGGAACCGTTTTATTCGTTTCCCATGACAGAACCTTTGTAAAGCAAGTCGCAGAGGAATTGCTCGTCATCGAAAATAACGAAATGACGTTTCATCGTATGACATTTGCAGAATATGAAGAAAGCAAAGCGCCAAGCCGAATCACAGAAGAAGATAAATTGATTTTAGAAATGCGCATGTCCGAAATAGCCGCCAAGCTAATGCAACCGAATTTAAAGCCGGCTGAAAAGGCAATGCTCGAACAAGATTACCAAGAAATTATCACAAAAAGACAACAATTTAGTTAA
- a CDS encoding permease codes for MFSHLPDSFLQMNTIFISILIEALPFVLIGVFIAGFIQMFISEQFIARVIPKNKFLAVIVGSFIGIFFPSCECGIVPIVRNLLAKGVPLHAGIAFMLTAPIINPVVLFSTYVAFGSTWEVPLLRVAGSLVVALVVGNIIAYFYKGTGLKDRFLKYEAASEKVAVPAGNLALAGGPAESTTTNFQALTTEAASHNAHAHHHHHGEEHTHAKMTLNQKIWHTVQHAVDEFFSVGKYLVFGALIAAAMQTYIKTSTLVSIGHGPILSILLMMVLAFVLSLCSEADAFIGASFRSVFSTQSIVAFLVFGPMLDIKNLMMMLGAFKAKFVLLIVTSVTIVVFLYALVI; via the coding sequence ATGTTTAGTCATCTACCGGATTCATTCCTACAAATGAATACCATTTTTATTTCGATTTTGATTGAGGCACTGCCGTTTGTGTTAATTGGTGTTTTTATTGCTGGCTTTATTCAAATGTTTATATCAGAACAATTCATTGCCCGAGTTATCCCGAAAAACAAATTTCTCGCCGTCATTGTTGGCTCGTTTATTGGTATATTTTTCCCTTCCTGCGAATGCGGGATCGTTCCAATCGTTCGTAATTTACTAGCAAAAGGTGTACCGCTTCATGCCGGAATTGCCTTCATGCTCACAGCGCCGATTATTAATCCAGTAGTATTATTTTCGACGTATGTTGCCTTTGGAAGCACCTGGGAAGTTCCGCTGTTGCGTGTTGCTGGAAGCCTAGTCGTCGCGCTCGTTGTCGGAAATATTATCGCTTATTTTTATAAAGGAACAGGCTTGAAAGACCGCTTTTTAAAATATGAAGCTGCTAGTGAAAAAGTAGCCGTTCCAGCTGGAAATCTAGCACTTGCTGGCGGACCTGCGGAAAGTACGACAACTAACTTTCAAGCACTAACAACCGAAGCCGCATCTCATAACGCTCATGCGCACCACCATCATCACGGTGAAGAGCACACACATGCAAAAATGACTTTAAATCAGAAAATCTGGCATACCGTACAGCACGCGGTCGACGAATTTTTTTCCGTCGGTAAGTATCTCGTGTTTGGAGCATTGATTGCCGCTGCGATGCAAACATACATTAAAACATCCACACTCGTGTCAATTGGTCATGGTCCGATTTTATCCATCTTACTTATGATGGTTCTGGCCTTTGTATTATCGCTATGCTCCGAAGCAGATGCCTTTATTGGTGCCTCTTTCCGTAGTGTTTTTTCCACGCAATCGATCGTTGCATTTTTAGTGTTTGGTCCGATGCTCGATATTAAAAATTTAATGATGATGTTAGGAGCATTTAAAGCAAAATTTGTCTTATTAATTGTTACTAGTGTAACGATTGTTGTCTTTTTATACGCCCTAGTAATTTAA
- a CDS encoding TIGR03943 family putative permease subunit, with translation MFRVFILFGFGFYLMQLHISGDISKYINMKYAYLSFSAMIAAFLLAIIQLIMVFRDEDIGAKTEHMGHIHDGENTILKKIMVYGLLSYALIAGFLFPVATLDSTIVSAKGFHFPKNNAAGDDPYAQNQFLRPDTSGYFGETDYEKMMAKEKAEIIDQNPIKVNDSNYLMTMEILYNYPGEFTGKQIEFTGFVYNDEVTKDNNLFLFRFGIIHCVADSGVFGMLVQMPEKTNLKNDTWLTVKGTITQEYYSPFKMNIPSVQVESYKEVAKPKSVYVYRKY, from the coding sequence ATGTTTCGCGTATTCATTTTATTTGGATTTGGTTTTTATTTGATGCAGTTACATATTTCTGGTGATATCAGTAAATATATTAATATGAAGTACGCTTATTTATCGTTTTCCGCGATGATTGCCGCATTTTTACTGGCGATTATTCAACTAATTATGGTTTTTCGCGACGAAGATATTGGCGCCAAAACAGAACATATGGGGCATATCCATGACGGTGAAAATACGATTTTGAAAAAAATTATGGTATATGGTTTACTTTCTTACGCCTTAATCGCCGGTTTCCTTTTCCCAGTCGCAACGCTTGATTCAACTATCGTCTCCGCTAAAGGATTCCATTTTCCGAAAAACAATGCTGCTGGTGATGACCCATACGCTCAAAATCAATTTTTACGACCGGATACGAGTGGCTATTTTGGCGAAACGGACTATGAAAAAATGATGGCGAAAGAAAAAGCCGAAATCATCGACCAAAATCCCATCAAAGTCAATGATAGTAATTATTTAATGACGATGGAAATTCTCTACAATTATCCAGGCGAATTTACTGGCAAACAAATCGAATTTACCGGATTTGTCTATAATGATGAAGTCACCAAAGATAATAACTTATTCCTGTTCCGCTTTGGAATTATTCACTGCGTCGCCGATTCAGGTGTGTTCGGAATGCTCGTTCAAATGCCCGAAAAGACCAATTTGAAAAACGATACATGGCTTACCGTAAAAGGAACCATCACCCAAGAATATTATTCACCTTTTAAAATGAATATCCCATCTGTGCAAGTAGAAAGCTATAAAGAAGTAGCAAAACCAAAATCAGTTTATGTCTATCGTAAATATTAA
- the coaA gene encoding type I pantothenate kinase gives MNDYNHYFHFPREEWRKLEVSKDQILTAEELEEIRGLNDRISLQDISEIYLPLIKLIAIQYHEAIFIHGEKMEYLKKKESRAPFIIALAGSVAVGKSTTARVFKLMLDRWFSKTRQVELVTTDGFLYPNKVLEERGIMDKKGFPESYDRDRFAKFLTDLKANKEDVEVPLYSHFTYDVLEETRMMHNPDIVIIEGINVLQADQHESLFPSDFFDFSVYMDANEADIKKWYLERFFMLRETAFQDESSYFHPYTKISKQEAETFALGVWDTINGVNLKENIEKTKYRADLVLHKGTDHLISDIYLRK, from the coding sequence ATGAATGATTACAACCACTACTTTCATTTCCCACGAGAAGAATGGCGCAAGTTGGAAGTGAGTAAGGACCAAATATTAACTGCAGAGGAACTGGAAGAAATACGTGGTTTAAATGACCGAATTTCTTTACAAGATATCTCTGAAATCTATTTACCACTAATAAAATTAATTGCGATTCAATACCATGAAGCGATTTTTATTCATGGCGAAAAAATGGAATACTTAAAGAAAAAAGAATCGCGTGCCCCGTTTATCATCGCATTAGCTGGAAGTGTAGCTGTTGGGAAAAGTACGACTGCGCGTGTTTTCAAATTAATGCTTGATCGCTGGTTCTCCAAAACAAGACAAGTAGAGCTTGTAACTACAGATGGTTTTCTCTATCCTAATAAGGTCTTAGAAGAGCGCGGCATCATGGACAAAAAAGGCTTTCCTGAAAGCTACGACCGCGACCGTTTTGCCAAGTTTTTAACCGATTTAAAAGCAAATAAAGAAGATGTCGAAGTACCACTTTATTCGCATTTCACTTATGATGTTTTAGAGGAAACACGGATGATGCACAATCCGGATATCGTTATTATAGAAGGAATCAACGTCCTTCAAGCCGACCAACATGAGAGTCTTTTTCCGAGCGACTTCTTTGATTTCTCCGTTTATATGGATGCCAATGAAGCAGATATTAAGAAATGGTACTTAGAACGTTTCTTCATGCTTCGCGAAACAGCTTTCCAAGATGAAAGCTCCTATTTTCATCCATATACTAAAATCAGCAAACAAGAAGCCGAAACATTTGCACTCGGCGTTTGGGATACAATCAACGGCGTCAACTTAAAAGAAAACATCGAGAAAACAAAATACCGAGCGGACCTAGTGCTTCATAAAGGCACAGATCACCTCATTTCAGACATTTATTTACGCAAATAA
- a CDS encoding ABC transporter ATP-binding protein: MSEIAINVSNLDVKIGKKQILADMSLEIQKGEIFGLIGPSGAGKTTLVKTIIGMEKATSGQTKVLGKVMPNLPVISKIGYMAQSDALYTDLTAKENLDFFASLYSIKGAAKKDRMDYAANLVNLQQDLTKKVTNYSGGMKRRLSLAISVLADPDVLILDEPTVGIDPELRKTIWEELADLKANGKCILVTTHVMDEAEKCDRLAMIRNGKIIAVGTPQELSSKTTSGKLEDAFLEFGGKN; encoded by the coding sequence ATGTCAGAAATAGCAATTAATGTATCGAATTTAGACGTAAAAATCGGCAAGAAACAAATTTTAGCTGATATGTCACTCGAAATCCAAAAAGGCGAGATATTCGGCTTAATCGGCCCATCCGGCGCGGGCAAAACGACACTTGTTAAAACAATCATCGGTATGGAAAAGGCAACGAGCGGCCAAACCAAAGTTTTAGGAAAAGTAATGCCAAATTTACCGGTCATTAGCAAAATCGGCTACATGGCCCAGTCAGACGCACTCTACACCGATTTAACCGCCAAAGAAAACTTAGATTTTTTCGCTTCCCTTTATTCCATTAAAGGTGCTGCCAAAAAAGACCGAATGGATTATGCGGCCAACCTCGTTAACTTACAACAAGATTTAACTAAAAAGGTGACCAATTATTCGGGCGGGATGAAACGCAGATTATCACTCGCTATTTCTGTACTTGCAGATCCTGACGTCCTTATTTTAGATGAGCCAACAGTCGGAATTGATCCAGAACTAAGAAAAACCATTTGGGAAGAGCTAGCAGATTTGAAAGCAAACGGCAAATGTATCCTTGTAACGACGCACGTGATGGATGAAGCCGAAAAATGCGATCGACTTGCAATGATTAGAAATGGAAAAATAATCGCCGTAGGGACCCCACAGGAGCTCTCAAGTAAAACCACATCCGGTAAACTAGAAGATGCCTTTTTAGAGTTTGGAGGGAAGAACTAA
- a CDS encoding ABC transporter permease, with protein sequence MRILAIVKRIVNQFRRDKRTLALMFLAPLLLITLLTYLFEGDTVKPVVGVSGLTDSMVQELKANDLTIKTYAENTNATDKIKAADLDAFFQQSGEKIEVTYENSEPSLSKEIGLKLQKALMAEQQTQAKNQAKATGEALAKAGIDTSTIPTLTQSPEKLTISTDYVYGDKDTSFFDTISPIFIGFFVFFFVFLIAGISFLRERTTGTLERLMATPIKRIELELGYLIGFGIFALLQSILVAVFSIQVLGMMQNGSLFYVLLITLTLGMVSLALGILLSTFANNEFQIVQFIPIVIVPQVLFCGIFPLDGMADWLVWIAHIMPLYYGANALTSIMVKGEGFAAFANDFYILLGFVLVFVVLNIFALKKYRKV encoded by the coding sequence ATGCGAATACTTGCTATCGTCAAACGAATCGTCAACCAATTTCGCCGTGATAAACGTACACTCGCTCTAATGTTTCTCGCACCACTGCTACTTATCACTTTGCTAACCTACTTATTTGAAGGGGATACAGTCAAACCCGTCGTTGGTGTAAGCGGACTAACTGATTCCATGGTACAAGAACTAAAAGCAAATGACCTCACCATTAAAACCTACGCGGAAAACACTAACGCCACCGATAAAATTAAAGCTGCCGATTTGGACGCATTTTTCCAGCAAAGCGGTGAGAAAATCGAGGTAACATATGAAAATAGTGAACCAAGTCTAAGCAAAGAAATCGGCTTAAAACTGCAAAAAGCATTGATGGCCGAGCAACAAACACAAGCGAAAAACCAAGCAAAAGCAACTGGCGAAGCGCTCGCCAAAGCTGGAATTGACACAAGCACCATCCCAACACTCACACAAAGCCCTGAAAAACTAACGATTTCAACCGATTACGTTTACGGAGACAAGGATACAAGCTTTTTCGACACCATTAGCCCGATTTTCATTGGCTTTTTCGTATTCTTCTTTGTATTTTTAATCGCCGGAATTTCGTTCTTGCGCGAAAGAACAACTGGAACACTCGAGCGACTAATGGCGACACCAATTAAACGGATTGAATTAGAACTAGGATATTTAATCGGCTTTGGGATTTTCGCCTTACTACAGTCCATTTTAGTCGCCGTATTTTCGATTCAAGTACTTGGCATGATGCAAAACGGCTCACTATTCTATGTTTTACTGATTACCTTGACACTCGGAATGGTTTCACTGGCACTAGGAATTTTACTCTCTACTTTTGCGAATAATGAATTCCAAATCGTTCAGTTTATTCCTATCGTTATCGTGCCGCAAGTACTATTTTGTGGGATTTTCCCGCTCGATGGTATGGCGGATTGGCTCGTTTGGATTGCACACATTATGCCACTATACTACGGCGCCAACGCACTAACATCCATCATGGTAAAAGGAGAAGGATTTGCTGCGTTCGCGAATGATTTCTATATTTTACTAGGATTTGTACTTGTATTTGTCGTATTAAATATTTTTGCTTTAAAAAAATACCGGAAAGTTTAA
- a CDS encoding TetR/AcrR family transcriptional regulator: protein MDAEGDIIRQMLDLTEKETKMSEKQRRIVAASIELFAEKGYAGTSTNEIAKKAGVAEGTIFRHYRTKKDLLMAITMPTLIGGVIPFLAQSFVKEVFESEYPDFQSFIREIIVNRFEFAKENGKVIKIYFMELFYHDELRVQFSEIFMTHVKGQFDQMIDFYKERGEIVDMPNSTIMRALITNIVGFMLTRFVVMPDANWDDPKEIDDTVSYIMRGLGK from the coding sequence GTGGATGCAGAAGGAGATATCATCCGTCAAATGCTTGATTTAACGGAAAAAGAAACCAAGATGAGCGAAAAGCAACGCCGAATTGTTGCAGCTTCCATCGAACTATTTGCTGAAAAAGGCTACGCTGGAACGTCTACAAATGAAATTGCGAAAAAAGCAGGCGTCGCAGAAGGAACCATTTTTAGACATTATAGAACGAAAAAAGATTTATTAATGGCGATTACGATGCCAACGCTCATTGGTGGTGTGATACCATTTTTAGCCCAAAGCTTTGTAAAAGAAGTTTTTGAAAGTGAATATCCGGATTTTCAGTCGTTTATTCGTGAAATTATCGTGAACCGTTTTGAATTTGCCAAAGAAAATGGTAAGGTCATCAAAATTTACTTTATGGAGTTGTTTTATCATGATGAACTGAGAGTGCAATTTTCGGAAATTTTTATGACACATGTAAAAGGGCAATTTGATCAAATGATTGATTTTTATAAAGAACGTGGCGAAATAGTCGATATGCCAAACAGCACGATCATGCGGGCGCTAATCACTAATATAGTTGGTTTTATGCTAACTAGATTTGTCGTCATGCCAGATGCTAATTGGGATGATCCAAAAGAAATTGATGATACCGTTTCGTATATTATGAGAGGGTTAGGCAAATAA